One Thermodesulfobacteriota bacterium DNA segment encodes these proteins:
- a CDS encoding LysM peptidoglycan-binding domain-containing protein, which yields MRHLLVTSLLLTGLTLGGVSAVHAEGNYDKNAPEQEMTQPRTDSDFSGEGSQYTVQEGDTLASIAEEHLGSADQWQLIAQANDISNPDQLEVGQTLTIPASGERSDTGNLSTDSSSMQSANDMNSPDNSDLQASDMNDPDRIQNRGDMNDPDSATIPGGENVAEPDQETYGETARDFESDKVNDPAAENDSALDQQQEIRGEITEIASGNESVTLKDEQGMTHNLKLEDEGIVDGVSVGDFVKAEIEGGTVVSLEKVDRTASR from the coding sequence ATGAGACATTTACTAGTAACTTCACTATTATTGACGGGACTTACGCTCGGCGGTGTAAGCGCGGTTCACGCCGAGGGCAATTACGACAAGAACGCCCCCGAACAGGAAATGACGCAGCCGAGGACCGACTCGGACTTTTCCGGCGAGGGCAGCCAGTACACCGTTCAGGAAGGCGATACGCTCGCGAGCATAGCCGAGGAGCATCTTGGCTCGGCCGACCAGTGGCAGCTGATTGCCCAGGCGAACGATATAAGCAACCCCGATCAGCTCGAGGTAGGACAGACTCTGACCATACCGGCGAGCGGCGAGAGGTCGGACACCGGGAACCTTTCCACCGACAGCTCCTCCATGCAGAGCGCGAACGACATGAACAGCCCTGACAACTCCGATTTACAGGCCAGTGATATGAACGACCCTGACCGTATACAAAACCGCGGTGACATGAATGATCCTGACAGTGCGACCATTCCAGGCGGCGAGAACGTTGCGGAACCTGATCAGGAAACGTACGGGGAAACGGCTCGCGACTTCGAGAGCGACAAGGTAAACGACCCTGCAGCCGAGAACGATTCCGCCCTCGACCAGCAGCAGGAAATCAGGGGTGAGATAACGGAAATAGCGTCAGGCAACGAGTCCGTCACCCTTAAAGACGAGCAGGGAATGACGCATAATCTCAAGCTCGAAGATGAAGGCATAGTCGACGGGGTTTCGGTAGGCGACTTCGTTAAGGCCGAGATTGAAGGCGGAACGGTAGTTTCGCTTGAGAAAGTAGACAGAACCGCTTCCAGATAA
- a CDS encoding tetratricopeptide repeat protein, which produces MKYFRYTTLALSCFLTGCITAPGTIQELSERQENLEAEVGRMSDTLTDVQRKLEIQSARIRNLEQNYSDIYLKLDELRAEPPASEPPASAPEGGAVGPPAPTAVQAEKDLYLKAGKLYNQGQFLNAILAYQVFIDTYPDDSRVADAYLKQGLSLVRIGRKDGAKFFFRTLITRFPNTPEAQRAREELKSIDSE; this is translated from the coding sequence ATGAAATATTTCCGATATACGACGCTTGCGTTGTCGTGTTTTCTTACCGGGTGTATCACGGCCCCCGGAACGATACAGGAGCTCAGCGAAAGGCAGGAGAATCTCGAGGCCGAAGTAGGCCGCATGTCGGATACGCTCACGGACGTCCAGCGGAAGCTCGAGATACAGAGCGCGCGGATCCGGAACCTCGAGCAGAACTATTCCGATATATACCTGAAGCTGGACGAGCTCCGGGCCGAGCCGCCCGCAAGCGAGCCCCCCGCATCCGCCCCCGAGGGGGGGGCCGTGGGTCCGCCGGCGCCCACCGCGGTGCAGGCCGAGAAGGACCTTTACCTCAAGGCCGGAAAGCTCTACAACCAGGGCCAGTTTTTAAACGCCATTCTCGCTTACCAGGTATTCATAGATACATACCCCGACGACAGCCGCGTGGCCGACGCCTATTTGAAACAGGGCCTTTCGCTCGTCAGGATCGGCCGAAAGGACGGGGCCAAGTTTTTCTTCAGGACCCTCATAACGAGGTTCCCGAACACCCCCGAAGCGCAGAGGGCGCGTGAGGAGCTGAAAAGTATCGATTCCGAATAG
- a CDS encoding OmpA family protein, which yields MDRVNTLEAIWNKITGYIVPGTLGVLMIYGVGTSVLSQQSIGSEPEGEAPSYDALSGAAASDPYTPELKDIFFDTNSHLIREDAKPVLDENAEALRSEPDTFVVIEALCDSRESSASSLGIKRAESVKDYMVNQGVGPERIITANKCNIYDMQLVRSVDTERLDSRVRFIALDQIKRNESYALNR from the coding sequence ATGGATAGGGTTAACACATTGGAAGCGATTTGGAACAAAATTACTGGATACATAGTCCCGGGAACCCTGGGTGTTCTCATGATATACGGGGTCGGGACCTCGGTCTTGTCCCAGCAGTCGATAGGCTCCGAGCCCGAGGGCGAGGCGCCGTCATACGACGCCCTTTCAGGCGCCGCGGCGTCCGACCCGTACACCCCCGAGCTGAAGGACATATTCTTCGATACGAACAGCCATCTTATAAGGGAAGACGCAAAGCCGGTCCTCGATGAAAACGCCGAGGCGCTCAGGAGCGAGCCCGACACGTTCGTCGTTATAGAAGCGCTCTGTGATTCGAGGGAATCCTCCGCTTCGAGTCTCGGGATCAAGAGGGCCGAGAGCGTAAAGGACTACATGGTGAATCAGGGAGTCGGGCCCGAGAGAATAATCACGGCCAACAAGTGCAACATCTACGACATGCAGCTCGTAAGGAGCGTGGATACCGAGAGGCTCGACAGCAGGGTACGCTTCATAGCCCTCGACCAGATTAAGCGTAACGAGTCCTACGCCTTGAACAGATAA
- a CDS encoding DUF11 domain-containing protein has translation MRTLGFFSRSFVFSVLFVVSFLSLAGGALAQTEGNSSAYGVFAELDLLPLIGPAVSIDLGPVAPSAGSAPPDYTDSDTVLSASLSSGLVGSILSTGLLSTEASSDIGNDTTSSSSTVDGLNLSIVGLLPLLTIGADTVATTAEVTGSCADETLTATGTTTIENAGAGGTLGLGLTIDSSPTPNFELINLLGIRVVLNEQIITGDGVNSRGITVNAIRIDLTDTVLSLIGALSGDIVIAQSQAEVVCNEVEGSSDLSMVKTSSPNPVVVNNTLTYTLTVTNDGPDDATGVTVTDVLPASFTIGTITPSQGTCNPLVGTTLTCSLGTITNGGNATVTIEATPTQTGVIANTAVVSGDQPDPDPTDNSSTESTTVEGSGGEPTDADLSISKTSSPNPVIVNQDLTYSIAVSNLGPDPVTDAEVVDTLPAGVTFGSANPGQGTCNEAAGVVTCAIGAMNPGQTVVITMTVTPTAIGDAVNSVTVGSSLNDPNTANNSDTETTAVEAEPESADISVTKTGSPNPATVDQELTYTVTVSNSGPDVAANVVVTDTLPAGAIFISANPEQGSCEHAGGVVTCDLQNIAGGGDVVTTIIIIPTIPGVASNNVTVTSDVDDPDPGDNSDEENTDVNPAPPGPTPSDPPSEPTESPFPPPGGPGEATAVPTLSGWAMMILPMLLMIAAVYLLRRQERGRRSRGM, from the coding sequence ATGAGAACTCTGGGATTCTTTAGCAGAAGCTTCGTATTTTCGGTTTTATTCGTTGTGTCTTTTCTTTCACTCGCGGGCGGCGCCCTCGCTCAGACCGAGGGGAACAGCTCGGCTTACGGCGTATTTGCAGAGCTCGATTTGCTGCCGCTGATCGGACCCGCGGTCAGCATAGACCTCGGACCCGTAGCCCCGTCGGCCGGAAGCGCGCCGCCGGATTATACCGATTCGGATACTGTCCTCAGCGCGAGCCTGTCTTCAGGGCTCGTGGGCAGCATACTGAGCACAGGTCTCTTGTCGACCGAGGCGAGCTCGGACATCGGAAACGATACCACCTCGTCGAGCTCGACCGTGGACGGCCTTAACCTGAGCATAGTCGGCCTGCTGCCCCTTCTCACGATCGGTGCCGATACGGTGGCGACCACGGCGGAAGTCACGGGCAGCTGTGCGGACGAAACGCTGACCGCGACCGGCACCACTACGATCGAAAACGCCGGCGCCGGGGGGACGCTCGGGCTGGGTTTGACGATAGACTCCAGTCCGACTCCGAATTTCGAGCTCATTAACCTCCTCGGAATAAGGGTGGTTTTAAACGAGCAGATAATCACGGGCGACGGCGTCAACAGCCGCGGTATAACCGTAAACGCGATACGCATCGACCTGACGGATACCGTGCTATCCCTGATCGGCGCCCTGAGCGGGGACATCGTAATCGCGCAGTCGCAGGCGGAAGTCGTGTGTAACGAGGTGGAGGGCTCCTCGGACCTTTCGATGGTAAAGACATCGTCTCCTAATCCCGTCGTAGTGAATAACACCCTTACGTATACGCTAACTGTCACGAACGACGGGCCGGACGATGCGACGGGCGTCACCGTGACGGACGTACTGCCGGCCAGCTTTACCATAGGCACGATTACGCCGAGCCAGGGGACCTGCAACCCGCTCGTCGGAACGACGCTTACCTGTAGCCTGGGGACGATAACGAACGGCGGAAACGCGACTGTCACGATAGAGGCGACGCCGACCCAGACGGGCGTTATAGCCAACACGGCCGTCGTCTCCGGCGATCAGCCCGACCCCGACCCGACAGACAATTCGTCGACCGAGTCGACCACCGTCGAGGGCTCGGGAGGCGAGCCGACGGACGCCGATCTTTCGATATCCAAGACGTCGAGCCCCAATCCCGTAATCGTGAACCAGGACCTGACCTATTCAATCGCGGTTTCGAACCTCGGTCCCGACCCGGTCACCGACGCGGAAGTGGTCGATACGCTTCCGGCGGGGGTGACGTTCGGCTCGGCCAATCCCGGACAGGGGACCTGCAACGAGGCCGCCGGCGTCGTAACGTGCGCTATAGGCGCCATGAACCCCGGCCAGACCGTAGTGATTACGATGACCGTCACTCCGACCGCGATCGGGGACGCCGTCAACAGCGTGACAGTCGGCAGCAGCCTTAACGATCCGAACACTGCCAACAACAGCGACACCGAAACGACGGCCGTCGAGGCCGAGCCGGAAAGCGCGGACATTTCGGTTACCAAGACGGGCTCGCCGAATCCGGCCACCGTCGATCAGGAGCTTACGTACACGGTTACGGTATCCAATTCCGGACCGGACGTGGCGGCTAACGTAGTCGTGACCGATACGCTCCCGGCCGGGGCGATATTCATTTCCGCAAACCCGGAGCAGGGGTCTTGCGAGCATGCGGGCGGCGTCGTGACGTGCGATCTCCAGAACATAGCCGGCGGCGGCGACGTCGTGACGACGATAATAATCATACCGACGATACCGGGGGTAGCTTCGAACAACGTTACCGTTACAAGCGACGTGGACGACCCCGACCCGGGGGACAACTCCGACGAGGAGAATACAGACGTGAATCCGGCCCCTCCGGGGCCTACGCCTTCGGACCCTCCGTCGGAGCCTACGGAGAGTCCGTTCCCTCCGCCGGGTGGACCCGGGGAGGCGACCGCCGTCCCGACCCTTTCGGGATGGGCGATGATGATTCTGCCGATGCTTCTGATGATCGCGGCCGTTTATCTCCTGAGGAGGCAGGAGCGCGGAAGAAGAAGCCGCGGCATGTAG
- the queF gene encoding preQ(1) synthase, whose translation MAEPEFHKLETFENRYPDREYEIDISCPEFTCVCPKTGQPDFGTIRIKYVPGRLCIELKSLKLYIYSYRNVGTFHEHVTNKILDDIVSACGPVRAEVTGDFNVRGGIKTVVTASYERD comes from the coding sequence ATGGCAGAGCCCGAATTTCACAAGCTGGAGACGTTCGAGAACCGGTACCCGGACAGGGAATACGAGATAGATATATCCTGCCCGGAATTCACCTGCGTCTGCCCCAAGACGGGCCAGCCGGACTTCGGAACTATAAGGATAAAGTACGTCCCGGGCAGGCTCTGCATAGAGCTCAAGTCGCTAAAGCTGTACATATATTCATACCGTAACGTCGGCACGTTCCACGAGCACGTGACGAACAAAATCCTCGACGACATAGTCTCTGCGTGCGGCCCCGTAAGGGCGGAGGTCACGGGAGACTTCAACGTGAGGGGCGGAATAAAAACCGTCGTCACGGCTTCTTACGAAAGGGATTGA
- a CDS encoding ABC transporter permease codes for MLLKAQIIITAVIILTIIGIAVAAPYVAPYKYDETDFRNALSKPGGKHLLGTDQEGRDMLSRIIYGSRVSIAVALGTAGIALVIGTFYGAVSGYVGGKVDELMMRVVDVFYSLPDLLLIVLITLVIGRGVLGIVLALGLTAWMRVARIARGSVLQLKEVEYVQSARSLGASPARILGVHIIPNILSPLIITLTFSVPYAILAESTLSFLGLGIAPPESSWGTLASTGWQGIRTFPHLIVFPSLAIFITAFSFNLFGEGIRDYLDPQRVRR; via the coding sequence TTGCTTTTAAAGGCTCAGATAATAATCACGGCCGTCATAATCCTGACAATAATCGGGATCGCCGTGGCCGCGCCCTACGTCGCGCCCTATAAATACGACGAGACGGACTTCCGGAACGCGCTCAGCAAGCCAGGCGGAAAACACCTCCTGGGCACGGACCAGGAAGGGAGGGACATGCTGAGCCGGATCATCTACGGCTCGCGTGTCTCGATAGCCGTAGCGCTCGGGACGGCGGGCATAGCGCTCGTAATCGGCACATTTTACGGCGCCGTGTCGGGCTATGTCGGGGGCAAGGTGGACGAGCTCATGATGAGGGTGGTGGACGTATTCTATTCCCTTCCCGACCTTCTTCTTATCGTTCTCATCACGCTGGTCATAGGAAGGGGCGTCCTCGGAATAGTGCTCGCCCTCGGCCTCACCGCGTGGATGAGGGTCGCGAGGATAGCGCGCGGAAGCGTCCTTCAGCTAAAGGAAGTCGAATACGTCCAGTCGGCCAGGAGCCTCGGCGCTTCTCCCGCGCGAATCCTGGGGGTCCACATTATCCCGAACATACTTAGCCCGCTGATTATCACGCTCACGTTTTCCGTTCCCTATGCGATCCTGGCCGAATCTACACTCAGCTTCCTCGGCCTCGGGATAGCCCCGCCCGAATCGAGCTGGGGGACTCTCGCGAGCACGGGATGGCAGGGCATAAGGACGTTCCCCCATCTCATCGTCTTTCCGAGCCTCGCTATTTTCATTACGGCTTTTTCATTTAACCTATTTGGAGAAGGTATAAGGGATTATCTCGACCCCCAGAGAGTAAGGAGGTAA
- a CDS encoding transglycosylase SLT domain-containing protein, with protein MYTRNSKSYIKYGASVLALCALSFIVPGPDSSAQINCQSEIYLPAKPDAKDRFKKGYCFIQVGRFQEGVTRLEGVEKELPTVADYVLYYQAAGYENLGNYPQASLLFNRVLTEYPGSGVRKKAFERLGNIYMQSGDYANAERIFRALYAEEGSRGSKSAYLYSLAEALEKQGRYPEAVTAYKQVWVEYPESKESSPAQAAARRVSTAGGVAFVPTESDYLQRADTLFKYSRWSSAVQNYEMVTSKSTQARTNMGIAMVNAGRLNEAETVLSTINSPESLFWRGKLKSKQGLDGEAASLYSQISTRFPSSELAPEGLYNAARLYQINDQNQSAIKTYDVLIRTYPKNKYAEDGAWNLGWIYYRKGMYPEALATFSAFTDSSSSFNASNARYWKARTLEKQGRRDEALAEYTALAALTPPTYHSYLAQQKTGVTPAFANVNPETTALGPEAAARKQKAELLIELGLPDDARLEIEKMESAAGTQEEFVAVSLLYAKVDDYNSSIKVAQDIGLPQANSLSFPRGFKDIVGPYARKYGVDELLVYSVIREESRFQKDVVSPADAVGLMQLIPPTARTVARQIGLSGFTVEMLTIPRINIEMGIFYLKQVLDEFGGDVELALASYNAGPNRAATWKTQYYGLEKDEFIEEIPFRETRNYIRRILRSYGAYKAIYGSSASAAEPPAKTAPGTSGAKYPVN; from the coding sequence ATGTACACCCGTAATTCGAAATCATATATAAAGTACGGCGCCTCCGTTCTGGCGCTTTGCGCGCTTTCGTTTATCGTTCCGGGCCCGGATTCGTCTGCCCAGATAAACTGCCAGTCCGAGATATACCTGCCCGCCAAGCCCGACGCCAAAGACAGGTTCAAAAAGGGCTACTGCTTCATCCAGGTGGGCCGGTTCCAGGAAGGCGTGACGAGGCTCGAGGGCGTCGAAAAGGAGCTCCCGACGGTGGCTGATTACGTCCTCTACTACCAGGCCGCGGGATACGAAAACCTCGGGAATTATCCGCAGGCCTCGCTGCTTTTCAACCGCGTGCTGACGGAATACCCCGGAAGCGGCGTCAGGAAGAAGGCCTTCGAGCGCCTGGGCAACATCTACATGCAGTCCGGCGATTACGCCAACGCCGAGAGGATTTTCAGGGCGCTTTACGCCGAGGAGGGATCCCGCGGCTCGAAGTCTGCGTATCTTTACAGCCTCGCGGAGGCCCTCGAAAAGCAGGGCCGCTACCCCGAGGCCGTGACCGCGTACAAACAGGTCTGGGTGGAATACCCCGAATCCAAAGAATCGTCCCCGGCGCAGGCGGCGGCCCGCCGCGTGAGCACCGCCGGCGGGGTGGCGTTCGTTCCCACGGAGTCCGACTACCTCCAAAGGGCCGACACCCTTTTTAAATATTCGAGGTGGTCTTCTGCGGTACAGAACTACGAGATGGTCACCTCCAAAAGCACGCAGGCAAGGACGAACATGGGAATCGCCATGGTCAACGCCGGGAGGCTTAACGAGGCCGAGACGGTGCTGAGCACGATCAACTCGCCCGAGTCCCTCTTCTGGAGGGGTAAGCTTAAATCCAAGCAAGGGCTCGACGGCGAGGCTGCGTCGCTCTACTCACAGATAAGCACCCGCTTCCCGTCGAGCGAGCTCGCTCCCGAGGGGCTTTACAACGCAGCAAGGCTCTACCAGATCAACGACCAGAACCAGAGCGCGATCAAGACCTACGACGTCCTCATAAGAACCTACCCCAAGAACAAGTACGCCGAGGACGGCGCATGGAACCTCGGCTGGATTTATTACAGGAAGGGAATGTATCCCGAGGCGCTCGCGACGTTCTCCGCCTTCACCGATTCGTCGTCCTCTTTTAACGCCTCCAACGCCCGCTACTGGAAGGCGAGGACCCTCGAAAAACAGGGCAGAAGGGACGAGGCCCTTGCAGAATACACGGCCCTCGCCGCGCTCACTCCCCCGACGTATCACTCCTACCTCGCGCAGCAGAAAACGGGCGTCACCCCCGCCTTCGCCAACGTAAATCCCGAGACGACGGCACTCGGCCCCGAGGCTGCCGCAAGGAAGCAGAAGGCCGAGCTCCTTATCGAGCTCGGGCTGCCGGATGACGCGAGACTCGAAATAGAGAAGATGGAGAGCGCCGCCGGGACGCAGGAAGAGTTCGTCGCCGTGAGCCTCCTTTACGCGAAGGTAGACGACTATAACAGCTCGATAAAGGTCGCTCAGGACATCGGTCTCCCCCAGGCCAACAGCCTCTCGTTCCCGAGGGGGTTCAAGGATATAGTCGGCCCCTACGCCAGAAAGTACGGCGTCGACGAGCTTCTGGTTTATTCCGTCATAAGGGAGGAGAGCAGGTTCCAGAAGGACGTCGTCTCGCCCGCCGACGCGGTAGGGCTGATGCAGCTCATACCGCCCACGGCGAGGACTGTCGCGAGGCAGATAGGCCTCAGCGGCTTTACGGTCGAGATGCTTACGATCCCGCGCATAAACATCGAGATGGGCATATTCTATCTGAAGCAGGTATTGGACGAGTTCGGCGGCGACGTCGAGCTCGCCCTGGCTAGCTACAACGCCGGCCCCAACCGCGCCGCCACCTGGAAGACCCAATACTACGGGCTCGAAAAGGACGAATTCATAGAAGAGATTCCGTTCCGCGAAACGAGGAACTATATAAGAAGGATCCTGAGAAGCTACGGCGCGTACAAGGCGATCTACGGGAGCTCGGCCTCGGCGGCGGAGCCCCCGGCAAAAACGGCGCCCGGGACGAGCGGTGCGAAATATCCCGTGAACTAG
- the hisH gene encoding imidazole glycerol phosphate synthase subunit HisH: MIVIVDYGMGNLRSVGKAFLSQGIDASVTREPHEISRADGLVLPGVGAFGDCMRNLAGYGLVDPIKEHVDSGKPFLGICLGLQVLFEGSDESPDVPGLGILEGRVVRFSPSEEERLKVPHMGWNRVFIRKESPVLAGIPDGNWFYFVHSYYPVPKDAGVVAVTSNYGVEFTAAVAGENLFACQFHPEKSSADGLRILRNFAALTGGKIKAASA, from the coding sequence ATGATCGTCATAGTAGATTACGGAATGGGGAATTTAAGAAGCGTCGGGAAGGCGTTTCTCAGCCAGGGTATCGACGCGTCCGTAACGAGGGAGCCGCACGAGATATCACGTGCTGACGGGCTCGTCCTGCCGGGCGTCGGCGCTTTCGGCGACTGTATGAGAAACCTGGCCGGGTACGGGCTCGTGGACCCCATAAAGGAGCACGTAGATTCGGGCAAGCCGTTCCTGGGTATCTGCCTCGGGCTACAGGTGCTGTTCGAGGGGAGCGACGAATCCCCGGACGTTCCCGGGCTCGGCATCCTCGAAGGGAGAGTGGTGAGATTCTCTCCTTCCGAAGAAGAGAGGCTCAAGGTCCCGCACATGGGATGGAACAGGGTCTTTATAAGGAAGGAAAGCCCGGTGCTCGCCGGAATCCCGGACGGAAACTGGTTCTACTTCGTCCATTCCTATTACCCGGTACCGAAGGACGCGGGCGTCGTCGCGGTCACGTCGAATTACGGCGTCGAGTTTACTGCCGCCGTCGCCGGGGAAAACCTATTCGCCTGCCAGTTCCACCCCGAGAAGAGCAGCGCCGACGGCCTCCGCATACTCAGGAACTTCGCGGCGCTCACGGGCGGAAAGATTAAGGCCGCTTCGGCCTAG
- the hisB gene encoding imidazoleglycerol-phosphate dehydratase HisB: protein MADRKARTERVTSEVKVEVEINLDGEGNFDIDTGIPFFDHMLAQFSRHGYFDLDIKAVGDIEVDFHHTVEDVGLALGDAFLKALGDKKSITRFGEAFVPFDETLAFASVDLSGRPYLVYNVTVPKTKVGEFDIELGEEFFKSFSNTLLCNLHIELRYGDNLHHVIEAVFKAVGRALDKASGIDPRSSSVPSTKGTL from the coding sequence ATGGCCGACAGGAAAGCAAGGACTGAAAGAGTAACCTCGGAGGTAAAGGTCGAGGTCGAGATAAACCTCGACGGCGAGGGAAATTTCGACATAGACACCGGAATACCGTTCTTCGACCACATGCTGGCGCAGTTTTCGAGGCACGGCTACTTCGACCTCGACATAAAGGCGGTCGGGGACATAGAAGTGGATTTCCACCACACGGTCGAAGACGTCGGCCTCGCGCTCGGGGACGCCTTCCTAAAAGCCCTCGGGGACAAGAAGTCGATCACGAGGTTCGGGGAGGCCTTCGTCCCGTTCGACGAGACGCTCGCCTTCGCGTCGGTCGATCTCAGCGGGCGGCCGTATCTCGTATATAACGTTACCGTGCCGAAGACGAAGGTCGGGGAGTTCGACATCGAGCTAGGCGAGGAATTCTTCAAGTCATTTTCGAATACGCTACTCTGTAACCTCCACATCGAGCTCAGGTACGGGGACAACCTCCATCACGTCATAGAGGCCGTATTCAAGGCCGTCGGGCGGGCGCTCGACAAGGCCTCCGGCATAGACCCGAGGTCGTCGTCGGTGCCCTCGACCAAGGGCACGCTCTAA
- the ybeY gene encoding rRNA maturation RNase YbeY: MKIALTDETGELDASYRARVKKIAGAVLGSLDVDKASELSVTFIGDAEMRALNKSWRGIDRATDVLSFPQDGEGPVPLLGDIVISLDTTRRHAVRYGNTFHEEIKKLIVHGILHLLGHDHKKKKEKEIMRGLEEELLEEIREL; this comes from the coding sequence ATGAAAATCGCTCTTACCGACGAGACGGGCGAGCTCGACGCGAGCTACAGGGCACGGGTCAAAAAGATTGCCGGTGCTGTACTCGGGAGTCTCGATGTGGACAAAGCCTCCGAGCTCTCAGTCACGTTCATCGGCGACGCCGAAATGCGGGCGCTCAACAAATCCTGGCGGGGCATCGACCGCGCAACCGACGTCCTCTCCTTCCCCCAGGACGGCGAAGGCCCCGTCCCGCTTCTTGGCGATATAGTGATCTCGCTCGATACGACGAGGCGTCACGCCGTCAGATACGGCAACACATTTCACGAGGAAATAAAAAAGCTCATAGTCCACGGCATACTCCACCTCCTCGGGCACGACCACAAAAAAAAGAAGGAAAAAGAGATAATGCGGGGCCTCGAAGAGGAGCTATTGGAGGAAATAAGAGAGCTCTAG
- a CDS encoding hemolysin family protein: MSLEIVIAIVAVSLVVQGFFAGSEIALVSCDKIKLKSLADRGSQSAKLVMNAFSEIERFVSTTLVGINLALITSTVVMTLYFEKEYGKGSELYAIAILSPLIVIFGQIVPKAVFQRKRDTVILWAIYPLIVASWILYPVLVVVNVFTKKILTLIGSTKSVFVTREELIGVIEGDTTVPRVDYKDRMIKRIFRFSETTVAEIMIPLIHVSALSEDATVRDAIRMINETGHTRIPIYSSRVDNITGMLHSFYLLGESPDEKVKSFARPPYYVPESKFVDELLDEMKEGIAGLAVVVDEYGGAVGIIALEDILEEVVGEIEDEYDKGVKLWRKTGENEYLVNPKIEIDVINDDLALGIPESDDYETLGGFLLTQSGTIPRPGDKIKHGGWQFTVTKATSRSIDEVRVVQKKKK, translated from the coding sequence ATGTCGCTTGAGATAGTCATAGCCATAGTCGCCGTTTCGCTCGTCGTCCAGGGGTTCTTCGCGGGCTCGGAGATAGCGCTCGTCTCGTGCGACAAGATAAAGCTTAAGTCGCTCGCCGACCGCGGCTCGCAGAGCGCAAAGCTCGTCATGAACGCTTTCTCCGAGATAGAGCGGTTCGTAAGCACGACCCTCGTCGGCATAAACCTCGCGCTCATAACGAGCACGGTCGTGATGACGCTCTACTTCGAAAAGGAATACGGCAAGGGGTCTGAGCTCTACGCCATCGCGATCCTCTCCCCTCTCATAGTCATATTCGGGCAGATAGTCCCCAAGGCGGTATTTCAGAGAAAAAGGGACACTGTCATCCTCTGGGCGATATATCCTCTCATCGTAGCCTCGTGGATTCTCTACCCTGTTCTTGTGGTGGTCAACGTTTTCACGAAGAAGATTCTCACGCTCATCGGGAGCACGAAGAGCGTCTTCGTCACCCGCGAAGAGCTCATAGGGGTTATAGAGGGCGACACGACCGTCCCCAGGGTCGATTACAAGGACAGGATGATAAAGAGGATATTCAGGTTCTCGGAGACGACGGTAGCCGAGATAATGATCCCCCTCATTCACGTAAGCGCGCTCAGCGAGGACGCCACCGTCCGCGACGCCATACGCATGATAAACGAGACCGGCCATACGCGCATACCGATTTATTCGTCGAGGGTGGACAACATCACGGGCATGCTTCATTCGTTCTACCTCCTCGGCGAGAGCCCGGACGAAAAGGTGAAGAGCTTCGCCCGCCCGCCTTATTACGTGCCCGAGTCTAAGTTCGTAGACGAGCTCCTCGACGAGATGAAAGAAGGTATAGCGGGCCTCGCGGTCGTCGTCGACGAGTACGGCGGGGCCGTCGGGATCATCGCCCTCGAAGATATCCTCGAAGAGGTCGTGGGCGAGATAGAGGACGAGTACGACAAGGGGGTCAAGCTCTGGAGGAAGACGGGGGAGAACGAGTATCTCGTAAATCCGAAGATAGAGATAGACGTAATAAACGACGACCTCGCGCTCGGCATACCCGAGAGCGACGACTACGAAACCCTGGGCGGGTTCCTGCTTACGCAGTCGGGCACTATCCCGAGGCCGGGGGACAAGATAAAGCACGGCGGGTGGCAGTTTACGGTTACGAAGGCGACCTCGCGCTCTATAGACGAGGTGAGGGTGGTTCAAAAAAAGAAGAAATAG